The following DNA comes from Quercus robur chromosome 1, dhQueRobu3.1, whole genome shotgun sequence.
GTCTTTTGGTCCCCCTTTTCCCTTTGGGTCATGGTTGGGCTCCGtgtggggcccaaggcccattgttgactttgggaattttacccctaCAAAATCCAATCACATTCTCCATACTATTAAATTACGCAacacaaatcaagaaaaatggCTAAACAAAACTTGCCTTCCTTTACCATACATTGGGAGAACTAAAATATTTGTGTGATAAAGggtcatataatttataatctaGATAGCACCCTTTGATTGTGTTTAGGCCCATATATTGAGCAATTTGTAGACTTAAAAGGCTATTGAGAATGAACTTTTTGAATcaagtctaaaaaaaatatgaactactatatatcatttagataaaaacttttatcatagattcattaatatttttttgccacaaatttaaatcacgcaaacttaataattttatattatgtgttagcatcgtctctgcttcttcttctcaaaaatattatgtatcatCTTTAAAAGATGCCAACAATATTGATGACGAGAGTTTGTCCGAGGAGGAGAAATCTTTGTTAGAAGAAATTGTGTTAGTAAATAAAGGAGATAGTGTTGGTCATAATGGCTTAGGATGGTGGGCCGAGGAAAAATGCCTCCTCGGCTAGCCAAAGCTGAGGTTCGAAGTGGTGGTTTGTCGTCTAGGGTAACGTTCTAGGAAGTTCTGTTGGTATGGATAAGCATTGCAGAGACATCAGACGGGgaggagtcctaaaatatcttaAGGGAATGCCACTgtattaaatgctctgcagctaactttctggccgcattaatgtggaggtgatacttgAACAGTGGTCTTCAGTCTTACAGCTACTACATAAAGACTTATGGAAAAAGCttatgggacaagtatcaagaaCAACCATCTAGTATACACGTGGAGAAAAAAGATGAAAGGGGAAGAGAGCATAAAAGAAGGAGGAAGCCGTGGGAAAGGGGGATTgagaaatcaagagagaaacactgtagcaaccGAGAACtaaacttgtaatcaaacttaagaacaatatataagaatagaTCTTCTCGAACTTTGCCGAGGACGATTATCTTCATCATAAACCTGTCTATTTTCATTCCCTTGTCATTTGAATCTATTTTGGTGTTGGTCTGATTCAttaaaactcagttttccaacccactctctataaattcattgttctGGGTTTTTTGGACCTAAGTTCATCCACATCTTGGGCTAGGAactcaaatctggtccttacaattggcgccatttGTGGGAATTACTGGTGTTACAGTGAGTTTAACGATCAACAGTGGTAGGTTCAGGTTCAAATTAGGCAGAATCCATGAGGTCTCAACGTTAAGATCACTTCTGTGAACTTGAGCAAAAGAGAGACCAGAAGGAGAGTGTGCATACTACCCATACTAATAGGAGCCACTCTAGGGGTGGTAGCTACCTCTCTTATGAGAAAAATATCAAAGCCATGCAGTTGGAGATTGATCACTTGAAGAGAAGCTTACGCCACGAACGGAGAAAGCAAGCTCCTTCCGTTTTTGACTTCTCTTCAGACGGTGAAGAGGATGTTAGCTATAGGCGCAGATCAAGGACCCCTCCTACTGAGTCATTCTCATATGATGAAGATTACCTTTATGGGCACAGAAATAGAGATTCATCTTCGAGAGATTTGGGAAATGATGCCATGAGTAGGGCACTCAACCAAATTTCCGGATCACCTTTCACGCGCAAGGTTGAGGAAGGGATGCTTCCTCGACAGTTCACTCAGCCCACATTCATAGTGTACAATGGCCGAATAGACCCCATGGAGCACGTGAGCCATTTCAACCAGAGGATGGTTGTGCACTCCAAgaatgaggccttgatgtgcaaggtcttCCCCTCTAGTTTGGAGCCTGTGGTGATAAGGTGGTTTAATGGCCCAGCTACAGGTTCCATTAATTCCTTTAGAGAGCTCACTTGGGCCTTTGGGTCCCACTTTATCACATGCAGtagggtccctcagacctcaaACTTCTTGTTGTCTATGTCCATGCGAGAACGAAAAACCTTGAAAACGTACTCGAATAGATACTAggagatgttcaatgagatagaCAGTGACTTTGACGATGTGGCCGTCAGGACTTTCAAGGTCGGCCTACCTACGGAGCATGGGTTGAGGAAGTCTTTGACCGGGAAGCTTGTTACTAGTGTACGCCAGCTCATGGATCGGATTGATAAGTATAAGAGGGTCGAGGATGACCAACAGCAAGACAAGGGAAAGAgtaaggttatccctcaagagaggagggatttcaggtcggaccgctaTAACAATAACAGACCTTGGAGGGATTTTGCTGGGCAATCTAGGCCTACAGCTCCTCAAATCGTTAACACTGTGTTCCGAGAATTGGTGCATCAAGTTTTAGAGAAGATCAAGAACGAGCCATACTTCAATTGGCAGAACAAAATGAGTAGAGACCCCTTAAGACGCAATTAGAGCCTTCATTGCCAATAACACCAGGAACGGGGGCATACCACCAAGGACTGCAGAACTATGTGAAATCATCTGGAGCAACTAGTTAAGGAGGGAAGGTTACAGCATCTTTTGTACTGTCCTAACGAGCAAGGAAACCAATCAAGGTCAGGAGCTCAGGGGAATGCTTCTTCGAGGCCCCCGATAGGCACAATCAACATCATCTTTGCTGCACCTGGGAGAATTGGTTCTTATCCTTCCAGGGTAATGTCGATAGCTCGGTTTACagttaggaatggcaacgggtcagGTTCGGGCCAAGTTTTTCCATACTCGGACCCGACCCACGAGCCAAGACCCGTGGCCCAGACCTGGCCCGTTTACTAAGCGGGTTTTTTTCCTAGGGCCCGGACCCGCCCCCGAAGGGCCCCGCGGGCCCCGTTAAGGGATTGGGGCCAATTtgtggcccaaaaaaaaaaagaattgaagcccaaatttatttttgcctACATTCAAGCCTGCATATTCTAATTCAAGCCTAGATAACGTGGCCCAAATGCCaagcccaaccaaaaaaaaagaaaaaaagaattgaagcccaaatttattttttcctacaTTCAAGCCTACATATTCTAATTCAAGCCTAGATAACATGGCCCAAATGCCAAATCAGTCCAAATCATAAGCTActaatcataaatcaataaatcacatgttacttataaatctataaatcaataaaccatAACTAATATCATAATCAtaattcaatataaatcataactaagattttaaatcaataaatcacctAGATAAGATAACCATCTAATCATTAATCAACAAAATCATAATTAAAATCACtagctaaacataaaaataaaataaatccaacaagTCCAAGAAATAAGTATCAAAAGTCCAACGagtccaagaaattaaaaagctacaaaataaatcccacaagtttagaataattacaaaccaacaaattaatccaATAAggctaagaaattaaaaaagctactaaattaatacaaaatgtTTAGTCATCCACAATTGTGACACAACTCCCATCATTTTCATTTGGCTCCCCATCATCAAGAATTGATTGAAATGTACAATCTCCAGATATAGTTGAAGAACCTACAACAgcaatgaattaaaaaatggaataaatttcatcaaactgtaactagcaaatataaaaacacaattttgattttataaatagaaattaaacaATTGCTAACCGTTGATTTCACTCCATAACCAATTCTGAGCACACATCATTGCATCTATAGTCTTGGGATGTCACCTACTACGGTGTGGACTTAAAAGTCTCCCACTAGTGCTAAAGGCAGATTCTGAAGCAACAGTTGTAACGGGAATGGCTAAAATATTTCTTGCAATCCTTTGTAAAGTAGGATACTTGAGACCATTACTTTTTCACCATGCCAAAATATCAAAGTCTTCACTCCTCTTCAACACTCCCTCATCAATGAAATGATCAAATTCCATTCTAGCACTCCTATGTTTCTTTGAACTACTTGAACTATTgttcacaaacaaatcaaaacatgACATTACCCCACTCAACCTAAATTTCATTTGTGCCACTTGATTTGAAGTACTTGCAGGCATATGAGAACTTCCGTCATTATCTCTAGGAGACTCATCTAAATCtccatactcatcaagcaaatcataacaaagattcttaattttttcaatctctAAATTAGAATTATCACCATAAATGTTAGGATAATAAAACTCCAATAACTTCATCTTATATCTTGGATCTAAGATAATAGCAACAACCATAACAACACTAACATTAGCccaataagaattaaatttagcAAGCATGCTTTCTGCCATCGTACTTATCATCTCACTTGAAGACAAACTCCATTCATTCAATGCAATTTTCAACTCACACACCAAAGCAaaatatgtaaggttgaatttattcaaccatctaattggctttattccgtgccaaatttgcttgtaattcagcatttagtaaccctgtatttaggtgggtttgttgtaagggtagtgagtgagatagagtgaagattgctcaagagtgtgcaagaaaacagagactcgtggctgggactcacgggtgactcgcggctgcaagccgccagaagcagcacacgtgccaagcatgctggaagatgaacagtcatgctagctggagcactacaggacaaaacaggacaactggccatacggttaactcgcgactagatctcgcgacttagtcaagccgcgagccacccctgttttgtaaaacctgacgtttcacattcctctcccactccagtataaataccccttttacccacgattgaaagagagcttccagagagaattttgagagagaaaccctaaagaaaaaccagattgtttcacccacaatctctaccttagagtctcttcaaattcctcaactctcttcctctccattgtcaaatccttgagaggcattataccaaacctggttctcaccattatcatcactgtgagacagttgtttggatttctgggaagtagttaggaaggaaccaatcttcattggttgatactacggtctagtagcggaatccgggaagctagaaaagaaaaaggttcggcgcaacctcgttggagcaagaggcttggagggcttaggtgcactgggtagattagacttggagggtctattgctgtccttgtatcacaactgcattttctagtggattgtttaccacttggagggcggcggagaggttttacgccgagggcttcggtttcctcttcgataacacatcgcgtgttgtctttgtgtttgcattttccttcctctctatctttgcctttttattatctgctgtggattttattttgttatggctcagatagtttttaaccaatttcacattatagcatatgttaagtttccgcacactagttgtttgacatattgcttgaattggttaagttgtaatttgggggtctaaacgttcaaaggtgttttgtacacgtttttgaactttcaaaatatatattagttgTGGGGTACTTACGACCAGAGAAAAACTCAGTCACACTATGAAACAACTCCAACTTCCCACAAATATCTTTGGCTACCTTTCAATCATAATCATGTGGCAGACAAGTATAAGATGTTTCACGTTTAGCTAAACGCGAGAAAACATCTTTATAAATCAATGCAATAGAAAGCATTAAGTAAGTTGAATTCCAATGAGTTTTACAATCTAAGACTAACTCTTTGGTGCATTGAACATGTAATTGACGtgcattttcttcaaatttctgCCTCCTTTTTGGTGATCCAGTCCAATAAATCATACTATTATGAATCCTTTTAATACCATCACCAATAAGAGACAACCTATCttgaacaatcaaattcaaaatatatgcGGCACACCTCATATGCAACATAGACCCACCCAACATAAGAGAACTAGTATCAAGCTTATTTAAGAGAAGTCTTATCATGGCATCATTAATACTACAATTATCAACAATTATTGTGGACTACTTCCTATCAATGTTCCACTctaaaaaacaatcaacaagGACATCTTTCGTGTGTGGAGAAGGAACAtaaacaaacctagaaaaataatatgaaaattataacataactcAATAAACATTCAATTTAACATAACTCAATAAACATTCTAAATGTAAAGTCTTTAACATtcaatttatagaaaaaaaaaaattaccttaaaaCTCAGCTTTGCAACATTCAAGTATGATCAATAAAATGAGCGGTAATGACcataaacccttttttttttgttacttgaaGTCCACATATCAGTTGTAATTGCCATCCTACTTCCATTCTTGTCCGTCATCTTCAAATCTTTCCCCCTCTCATTATCATAGATTTTAAGAATGTCACTCTTCAAAGTATTTCTTGTGACAAGTTTAAACATAGGTTGAAGATCAGCCACAAATTCTTTAAACCCAATGTGGTCAATTATTGAAAGGGGATATTCATGTAGGATGACCATATGAGCAAGCTTATTCCTCACTCTAACTTGATCAAATTGGTAAGTATTCAAACTCATAGTTCCATCCAtcttattttgttgtttaattaaGACTTGTTGTCACATATCCCTTATATCTTTAAACTTCATTCGTGGATATCTTGCTAAATGATTACGCAAATGAGTTGTACCTTGGCTAGAATCACCCAAGTAAAGTTTGTTACAATGATGGCATTGGGCTTTAAATTTTTCATCAACTTTCTTCCTTGTAAAATGAGCCCAAATATCTGAggtagtctttctttttttacttgtatCCAAGTCCTCATTTGTAGGCTCTTGctctccctctttctctgtCCCTTCTTATTCCTCTACCTCTAAGTCTTCTCCCACTAAGTCCACCGTTAGGGATTTCGGATTCCTAATTGGTTCAGAAGTTTGGGAGTTagaatcaaaacaaattatcacaaatttattattacacATACTTATTGATTAATAGtcacaaattcataattacaTAGATTCACAAATTTTATCAACGCAATCATAATTAAACATGATTAACTACAAATTCAAATACTTACTCATTGTTTAATGGTGATCCTGAGGGTGAGCTGCCAGGCGACAATGGCAAGGGTGATCGTGAAAATGGCGAAGAAGACCGCATAATTGGCAAGGGACAATGTCTAGATCTCAAGGGAGAGCCGTTTGGCGAGAAAGAACCAGATTTGTttgtgtctgtgtttgtgtCTTCCATCTCCGTTTTAGGCTCTACATtcccaacaaacacaaaaaacaacaaacaatttCTTCCATTAAACAAACTATGTAGATATGAAGGGAAAGAACAAGGGAACAGAATGCTTTGAGACTTGAATCAGGTAAAAGATATGTGTACAAAAATTCACTACCATATTTCACACTTAGTTTCACTGATTTCAACATCCCCAATGTATTACTTATAATCAAATCCAATCCTAATTaccaaaacaaacccaataACACCACAAACACCTTAACCCATAAACCAAACCCTCACccacccaaaacccaaataaacattattatcaTCACAACAAATTCAATGAACCACCACACAATCAAAAcctccaaacaaattttaatgaaacactaaaaaaaaaaatccaaaattttaaaacaaaaacctgGATAGATCATACATTTTGCCTCTTTATCATCAAAGAGTGAGATCATATAAAAAAGCTTTACAAATCGGACAACAGAGGAAGAGCGAGGTGTACCTGAGGTCCTGAGGAAAAGCGAGGCTGTGAGAATGAGAAGGCGAGGCATGGCGTGACTGCGTGAGTGAGGGCGTGTGCGTGAGGCAATGACTGAGAGTGAGTGAGGGCTGTGAGGTCGTGTGCTGAGGAAGTGGTCAGAGTGAAGGTGAGGAGGCGAGGGAGGCGTGATTGAGGGAGTGTGGGAGTAAGGGTGAGGAAGTGTTGGAGTGACTGGTTGACTGTATGAGCTGAAATGAAGGACTGAGCTAAGGGAGAGGGAGTGTTGGAGTGAGGGTAAGGACTGCGGGAGGGAGGCGTGAGTTCTGAGTTGCTGCTAAAGAAATGAGGAATTAGGGTTAGattataggtatatatatatatatatagagggaatttttgtaatttcaagGTACCGGGTTTTTATCCGAGTCGGGTTTTGGGTTGGGTCTcggatttttttgataaaacccgaacctgacccgaacccacttcaagtttttttttaaacccatacTCGACCCTATTCCTAATCGGATCAAGTAAAACCtggcccattagggtcgggctGGGTCGGGTACTCGCAAGTCGGGCAAAAATTGACATCCTTATTTACAGTCGAGGACTTTGATTCCAAGCCGAAGAGAGCTAGAGTAGAGATCCGATCTGCGCTAAATTTCTCGGATGAGGACAAGATAGGAACCATCCAACCATAcgatgatgctttggtggtcatCCTCAGGATAGGGGGATACGATGTGAAGAGGGTAATCGTTGACCAGGGCAGTGGTGCGGAGATTATGTATCCTGATCTGTACAGGGGGTTGAACTTAAAGCTCAAAGACCTAACAGCCTATGATTCACCTTTAGTGAGTTTTGATGAAAAGGTTGTCATTCCAAAAGGTCAGATTAGACTGCCCGTGCAGGTGGGTTCAGAAGTGGTTGAAGTAGGCTTTATTGTGGTGGAGGCGTACTCTCCCTACACGGCCATTGTGGCAAGACCCTGACTTCATGCCCTAGGGGCCATTTCGCTGACCTTGCATTTGAAAGTGAAGTATCCATCAGGGGACCGGATTGAGGAGCTGGTAGGGAGTCAGTCCATGGCCAGGCAGTGCCTCGTGGCTGCAATTATGCGTCAACCTGTAGCAGAGTCCTCGGCCTCTGCTGAAGGAGGTTTATAGCAGTCAAAGTCTCCAGCTTCACCTATAGATGGGCCAACCGAGGATGCGAAATGTGAGGACTTAGAGAAATTTGCTATAGGCAATGACCCAGAGAAGTTTTTCCAGGTTAGGGTTCAGCTACCGCCTCAAGAGAAGAAAGAGTTGGTGGAATTTCTTAAGAGGAATGTTGATGTATTCGCTTGGAATGCCTACGAAGCTCTCGGGGTGGACCCAAGCTTCATCTGTCATCATCTAAACGTCAATCCGTTTGTCATCCCCAAGAAACAACCACCTCGGGGCTCATCTAAGGATCATTTGGACGTTGTCAAGGACGAGGTGATAAAGCTTAAGTAGGCTGGGTTTATTAAAGAGTTTTTCTACCCTAAGTGGTTAGCCAATACTGTGGTTGTAAAGAAGAAGACTGGGAAGTGGCGAgtatgtgtggacttcacagatctgAACAAAACCTGCCCAAAAGACCCTGTCCCCATGCCTCGAATAGACCAACTAGTGGATGCCACCGTAGGTCATCAtcggatgagctttttggacGCTTTTCAAGGCTACCACTAGATACCTTTGGCTTTGGATGATCAATAAAGGACAGCTTTTGTGATCCCTATTAGGAAttaccattacaaggtgatgccctttagcttgaagaatgcaagggctacctaccagaggatgatgaccaggatgtttgagccACAGTTAGGGAAAAACATTGAGatttatattgatgatatggtggtaaagagtaaggCAGAGTCTGAGCATATTAATGACCTCGGGAATATTTTTGATATCTTGAGGAGACACAAGCTACGATTTAATGTTTCCAAGTGTTCTTTTGGTGTCGaatcaggaaaattcttggggtacatggttACACACCGCGGAATCGAAGTTAACCTTGACCAGATCAAAGCAATTAATAATCTTCGGCCACCTCGGAaccccaaagaggtccagaggCTAACGAGAATGACTGCTGCTTTAAATTGATTCATCTCTTGGTCAGCAGACCGGTGTAGGCCTTTCTTTCAGTTGTTGaacaagtggaaaggatttgCATGGACTGAGGAGTATGTCCTGGCTTTCCAGCAGTTGAAAGAGTATCTTTCTCGACCGCCCATTATGTCCAGGCCCGAGATAGATGAAGTTTTGTTTGCTTACATTGCAGTAGCCTTCCATGCAGTAAGCTTGGTGCTGATACGGGTTGATAGTGGTGTGCAGAGGCCAGTTTATTACCTGAGCAAGTCACTAAATGAGGCCGAGGTCTGATATTTACCACTGGAGAAGGCCATTTTGGCAGTGGTGCATGCTATGCGTAAACTCCCCCACTACTTCCAATCACACACAATTGTTGTCTTGACCTAGCTCCCACCCAGATCTCTACTTCGAAGTGCTGATTACATAGGGAGAATTGTAAAGTGTGGTACAATTCTAAGGGCTTTTaacatcaagtacatgcctcgcaccttTATCAAGGGCCAGGTCCTCGCCGACCTGGTGGCTGAGTTTGCTAAGACCCTAGTAAAAGAGAAAGTAGAGGAAcaaaacatggatggaaaatcagttggtGTAATTTTCGTGAAAGAACCTTTGACCTGGAAGGCCTATGTTGATGGTGTAGCAAACCACAGGGGatctggagtggggctagttctggtATCCCCAGAAAGGATTACaattgagaaatccttgagaTTGGGCTTCTCAGCCACAAACAACGAAGCTGAATATGAAGCTCTGCTAGTAGGGATGACTATGGTTCAGAAATTGGGTGGAAAAATAGTAGAGGTATTCTATGATTCGAGGTTGGTTGTGGGCCAAGTTCAAGGAAAGTTGGAAGCCAGAGATCCCAGGATGCAAGAATACTTGAGCCAGGTTAGACATTTACAGTCTGGGTTTGAGTCTTTTAATTTATCACAAGTCCCTAGAAGTAGAAATACCCACGCGGACTCTCTTGCCACATTGGCAACCTCCTCGGTACAAAGTTTACCTCGGGTAATCCTTGTGGATGATTTATGTAAACCTACTGAAGCAAGAGCAAATATGGTTCATGTTCATCAAATAAGAGTGGGTCCTAGCTGGATGGAATTTATTGTACTATTCTTGAAGGAAGATGTTTTGCCCAAGAATAAGTCCGAAGCTGACAAGGTGTGAAGGAAGGCTTCTCGAttttggttgtccgaggaccaaaagttgTATAAGAGGTCCTTTTTTAGCCCATATCTGCTATGCATACACCCTGAAGTAGTTGAGTTACTCTTGAAAGAattacatgaaggaatctgtgGAAGCCACACGAAGGGCAGATCTTTATCTCACAGGGCCCTCACACAAGGCTATTGGTGGCCGAGTATGCAGAAAGAAGCGCAAGACTATGTAAAGAaatgtgaccaatgccaaa
Coding sequences within:
- the LOC126719132 gene encoding uncharacterized protein LOC126719132, whose protein sequence is MTEIEDFDSKPKRARVEIRSALNFSDEDKIGTIQPYDDALVVILRIGGYDVKRVIVDQGSGAEIMYPDLYRGLNLKLKDLTAYDSPLVSFDEKVVIPKGQIRLPVQVGSEVVEVGFIVVEAYSPYTAIVARP